A single genomic interval of Xyrauchen texanus isolate HMW12.3.18 chromosome 40, RBS_HiC_50CHRs, whole genome shotgun sequence harbors:
- the LOC127633438 gene encoding G protein-activated inward rectifier potassium channel 1-like codes for MSAIRRKFGEDYQVVNTNRGMSFSAPAKRKRQRFVEKNGRCNVQHGNLGGETSRYISDLFTTLVDLKWRWNLLIFLLTYTVAWLIMASMWWIIAYIRGDLGQGHDESYTPCVANVYNFPSAFLFFIETEATIGYGFRYITEKCPEGIILFLFQSLLGSIVDAFLIGCMFIKMSQPKKRAETLMFSQDAVISQRDGKLCLMFRVGNLRNSHMVSAQIRCKLIKSRQTPEGEFLPLDQRELDVGFGTGADQLFLVSPLTICHEINSKSPFFDLSQRSLMNEQFEIVVILEGIVETTGMTCQARTSYTEDEVLWGHRFLPVMSLEEGFFRVDYSQFHNTFEVPTPPYSVKEQDEKSSLPSPGPLLSPTMLDIRSRRGRIFSLDGVPQAEELMSKLPSKLQRMSSKNGKDVLKTGSSQPTEKSFSTGDLPLRVQRLGSLVGQGEAENQLLLKALKMGPEAHAQSTGELEYHRLLPVPAPVPGPNLNPLPVTSGRPEDNLPPKLRRMNADH; via the exons ATGTCTGCTATCCGAAGGAAATTCGGTGAAGACTATCAAGTGGTGAACACCAACCGGGGCATGTCCTTTTCTGCCCCGGCCAAAAGAAAGCGCCAGCGGTTCGTGGAGAAAAACGGCCGCTGCAACGTCCAGCACGGTAACCTTGGCGGGGAGACCAGCAGGTACATCTCCGACCTCTTCACCACGCTCGTGGACCTGAAGTGGCGCTGGAACCTGCTCATTTTTCTCTTGACGTACACCGTCGCGTGGCTCATTATGGCATCTATGTGGTGGATCATCGCGTATATACGCGGAGACCTCGGCCAGGGCCACGACGAGTCGTACACCCCGTGCGTCGCAAACGTTTACAACTTTCCCTCCGCTTTCCTGTTCTTCATTGAGACCGAGGCGACTATAGGTTACGGGTTCCGATACATCACGGAGAAGTGCCCAGAGGGCATCATACTTTTCCTATTCCAGTCCCTCTTAGGCTCGATTGTGGACGCGTTTCTCATCGGCTGTATGTTCATTAAGATGTCCCAGCCCAAGAAACGCGCAGAGACGCTCATGTTCAGCCAGGACGCAGTCATCTCTCAACGGGACGGGAAGCTGTGCCTCATGTTTAGGGTCGGGAATCTCAGGAATAGCCACATGGTTTCTGCACAAATCAGGTGCAAGCTTATCAAG TCCCGTCAAACCCCTGAGGGTGAGTTTCTCCCACTGGATCAGCGGGAATTGGATGTTGGATTTGGAACAGGCGCTGACCAGCTCTTCCTTGTCTCACCACTCACAATATGCCATGAGATCAATTCCAAGAGTCCATTTTTCGACCTGTCCCAGCGCTCCCTCATGAATGAGCAGTTTGAGATTGTTGTCATCCTGGAAGGCATAGTGGAAACCACAG GCATGACGTGTCAGGCACGAACATCTTACACAGAGGACGAGGTGCTGTGGGGTCACCGTTTCCTACCCGTCATGTCGCTTGAGGAGGGATTCTTTAGGGTCGATTACTCACAGTTCCACAATACGTTTGAGGTCCCCACTCCTCCATACAGTGTGAAGGAACAGGATGAGAAGTCCTCCTTACCCTCCCCTGGTCCTCTTCTCTCCCCAACAATGCTTGATATACGTAGTCGCAGAGGACGGATCTTCTCCTTAGATGGGGTTCCCCAGGCAGAAGAACTCATGTCCAAATTACCCAGCAAGCTCCAGCGTATGAGCTCCAAGAATGGAAAAGATGTCCTCAAAACTGGAAGTTCTCAGCCAACAGAAAAGTCCTTCAGCACGGGTGACTTGCCCCTCAGAGTGCAAAGGTTAGGATCGCTGGTTGGTCAGGGGGAGGCTGAAAACCAGCTCCTTCTCAAAGCGCTAAAGATGGGTCCAGAAGCCCACGCACAGTCGACCGGGGAACTGGAGTATCACAGACTGCTTCCAGTACCCGCTCCAGTTCCCGGGCCCAACCTGAACCCATTACCTGTGACCAGTGGACGGCCAGAGGACAACCTCCCCCCTAAATTACGCAGAATGAATGCCGACCACTGA